In the genome of Cutibacterium equinum, one region contains:
- a CDS encoding NADH-quinone oxidoreductase subunit C yields the protein MSDKPTPRGAAGGSDSGDRIPDGRNFLDAGNPDQAHTPAKGAEWTQEDRRIDTRKGMWAATSGPGDTSGYGGIVRTVEMPGNSERPYGGWFDEVADRMEELVPGFSDGLTLVDRGEITFFVRPDKLLELVKALRDDAALRFESCSCLTCVHYPHMAGREMHVVYDLLSMTHNRRIRLEVALADPGQEDMVRTGHSDVDSLPHVPSIVSVYPHVDFQEREAWDMFGVIFDGHPALTRILMPDDWVGHPQRKDYPLGGIPIEYKGAVVPPPDQRRSYN from the coding sequence ATGAGTGACAAGCCGACCCCGCGTGGTGCCGCCGGTGGCTCGGACTCCGGGGACCGTATTCCCGACGGGCGTAACTTCCTTGACGCCGGCAATCCTGACCAGGCCCACACCCCGGCCAAGGGGGCTGAGTGGACCCAGGAGGATCGCCGCATCGACACCCGCAAGGGGATGTGGGCAGCAACCTCCGGCCCTGGCGACACCTCTGGCTATGGCGGCATCGTGCGCACCGTCGAGATGCCGGGCAATTCCGAGCGTCCCTACGGTGGCTGGTTTGACGAGGTCGCCGACCGGATGGAGGAGCTCGTCCCAGGGTTCTCCGACGGCCTGACTCTCGTTGATCGCGGCGAGATCACCTTCTTCGTGCGTCCCGACAAGCTGCTCGAGCTCGTCAAGGCCCTGCGTGACGACGCGGCCCTGCGCTTCGAGAGCTGTTCGTGTTTGACCTGTGTGCACTACCCGCACATGGCCGGTCGCGAGATGCACGTCGTCTATGACCTGTTGTCGATGACCCACAACCGTCGCATCCGCCTCGAGGTCGCGCTGGCTGACCCCGGACAGGAGGATATGGTGCGTACCGGTCACAGCGACGTCGACTCCCTGCCCCACGTCCCCAGCATCGTGTCGGTCTATCCGCACGTGGACTTCCAGGAACGCGAGGCCTGGGACATGTTCGGCGTCATCTTTGACGGCCACCCGGCCCTCACTCGCATCCTCATGCCCGACGACTGGGTCGGCCACCCGCAGCGCAAGGATTACCCGCTCGGTGGCATCCCGATCGAGTACAAGGGTGCTGTCGTGCCACCGCCGGACCAGCGCAGGAGCTACAACTGA
- a CDS encoding NuoB/complex I 20 kDa subunit family protein, producing the protein MAEYDADVPAGIVMTSMEAIVGWLRKTSFWPLTMGLACCAIEMISYGGPRADAARWGHEVFRASPRQADLMIVSGRLSQKMAPVVRQLYDQMPEPKWVISMGACASSGGIFNNYAIVQGCDHIVPVDVYLPGCPPSPDMLIDAVFKIREQIQHWPLMGHMSEVEAAKEKRAIEAPTTLEQKGLMR; encoded by the coding sequence ATGGCTGAGTACGACGCCGATGTCCCAGCTGGAATCGTGATGACCTCGATGGAGGCCATCGTCGGATGGCTGCGCAAGACTTCGTTCTGGCCCCTGACGATGGGCCTGGCCTGCTGCGCCATCGAGATGATCTCCTATGGCGGCCCGCGTGCCGACGCCGCCCGCTGGGGTCACGAGGTGTTCCGTGCCTCTCCCCGTCAGGCCGATCTCATGATCGTCTCGGGCCGCCTGAGCCAGAAGATGGCTCCGGTGGTTCGTCAGCTCTACGACCAAATGCCTGAACCCAAGTGGGTCATTTCGATGGGCGCGTGCGCTTCCTCGGGCGGCATCTTCAACAATTACGCCATCGTCCAGGGCTGTGACCACATCGTCCCGGTGGACGTCTACCTGCCAGGCTGCCCACCCAGCCCCGACATGCTCATTGACGCCGTGTTCAAGATTCGTGAGCAGATTCAGCACTGGCCGCTCATGGGCCACATGTCCGAGGTTGAGGCCGCCAAGGAGAAGCGGGCCATCGAGGCCCCGACCACCCTCGAGCAGAAGGGGCTCATGCGATGA
- a CDS encoding NADH-quinone oxidoreductase subunit A, producing the protein MVLTKGGEMNGYAPLVGMIILGAIFVLATITVNVLLAVKRPNRAKHEIYECGIEPTPQPAGGGKFPVKFFVVAMLYIVFDIDIMFLYPWAVDFNHLGVFALVEMVLFVVMVFIPYLYIRRRGGLDWT; encoded by the coding sequence ATGGTGCTGACCAAAGGTGGTGAGATGAACGGATACGCTCCCCTGGTGGGGATGATCATCCTGGGTGCGATCTTCGTGCTCGCGACGATCACAGTCAACGTCCTTCTTGCGGTGAAGCGACCCAACCGCGCCAAGCACGAAATCTATGAGTGCGGCATTGAGCCGACGCCACAGCCGGCTGGTGGCGGAAAGTTTCCGGTGAAGTTCTTCGTCGTCGCGATGCTCTACATCGTCTTCGACATCGACATCATGTTCCTCTACCCGTGGGCCGTCGATTTCAACCATCTGGGGGTCTTTGCCCTGGTCGAGATGGTGCTGTTCGTCGTGATGGTGTTCATCCCTTACCTCTACATTCGCCGCCGTGGTGGCCTGGACTGGACCTGA
- a CDS encoding NAD(P)/FAD-dependent oxidoreductase translates to MGGAHVTSQIESDVVVVGAGPGGSATAAHLARRGLHVTLLEKATFPRDKVCGDGLTPRAVKQLIRLGIDVSEEAGWKHTEGLRIHGGRIAPFVLPWPELSDYPNFGMVCRRSVLDERLARHAESQGVTLVEGANVTEPILDPRGRVRGVRTDDDRVYSAPVVVAADGNSSRLGLAIGLRKRDDRPMGVAVRAYYRSPLSESQHLESWVELWDGAPHASDLLPGYGWAFPEGDGTVNIGLGMLNSSDAFGKTDYRRLMKRWLSHMPAEWTLDEEHREGPIRGAALPMAFNRQPHYLNGVLLVGDAGGMVNPFNGEGIDYAMEAGEMAADAIAEAHYRGHGTPAAEKALQGYPRALQESFGGYYRLGTIFVRLIGDPRVMKICTTYGLPRRRLMKFVNKLLANLTDSRGGDVDDRIINVLTRIAPSV, encoded by the coding sequence ATAGGAGGGGCCCACGTGACGAGCCAGATCGAGTCCGACGTCGTCGTTGTCGGTGCTGGGCCTGGTGGCTCGGCCACTGCGGCACACCTTGCCCGCAGGGGATTGCACGTCACCTTGTTGGAGAAGGCGACCTTCCCGCGTGACAAGGTCTGTGGTGATGGCCTCACCCCTCGGGCCGTCAAGCAGCTCATCCGACTGGGCATCGACGTGTCCGAGGAAGCCGGATGGAAGCACACCGAGGGGCTGCGGATCCATGGTGGACGCATCGCCCCCTTCGTCCTTCCGTGGCCCGAACTCTCCGATTACCCAAACTTCGGCATGGTGTGTCGTCGCAGTGTCCTCGACGAGAGGCTGGCTCGCCACGCCGAGTCCCAGGGTGTCACCCTGGTTGAGGGCGCCAATGTCACCGAGCCGATCCTTGACCCGCGCGGCCGTGTCCGCGGGGTGCGTACCGACGACGACAGGGTGTACTCGGCACCCGTCGTCGTCGCTGCTGACGGCAATTCCTCCCGCCTCGGGTTGGCCATAGGTCTGCGCAAGCGCGACGACCGTCCGATGGGTGTGGCGGTGCGCGCCTACTACCGTTCCCCGCTGTCGGAGTCACAGCATCTGGAGAGTTGGGTGGAGCTGTGGGACGGCGCGCCGCATGCCTCGGACTTGCTGCCCGGATATGGCTGGGCATTCCCCGAGGGGGACGGGACGGTCAACATCGGTTTGGGAATGCTCAACTCTTCTGACGCTTTCGGCAAAACTGACTACCGCCGTCTCATGAAGCGCTGGCTGTCCCACATGCCTGCAGAGTGGACCCTCGACGAGGAGCACCGTGAGGGGCCGATCCGAGGCGCTGCGCTGCCGATGGCTTTCAATCGTCAGCCGCATTACCTCAATGGTGTGTTGCTGGTGGGTGACGCCGGTGGCATGGTCAACCCCTTCAACGGGGAGGGCATCGATTACGCCATGGAGGCTGGCGAGATGGCTGCTGATGCCATTGCGGAGGCTCACTACCGTGGCCACGGCACGCCGGCAGCCGAGAAGGCGCTCCAGGGGTACCCCCGCGCGCTGCAGGAGAGCTTCGGTGGCTACTACCGTCTCGGGACGATCTTCGTGCGGCTCATCGGGGACCCACGGGTCATGAAGATCTGCACCACCTACGGCCTCCCGCGTCGTCGACTCATGAAGTTCGTCAACAAATTATTGGCAAATCTCACAGATTCCCGGGGCGGAGACGTGGACGATCGTATTATCAACGTTCTGACGAGGATTGCCCCGTCAGTGTGA
- a CDS encoding isochorismate synthase: MTPHDSVCFLHRDYGMVGLGEITRFETDSPTAADVWWEALCDDLEHETEMPGAEATGPVAFGSFTFDPDRSSSRSVMIVPQTIIGRWPGYSWLTQLSWGSVDEDPPRPQPAPPSPTAVTMHDGVVTAQQWRLIAQQVQDIMGPDDLEQIVLMRDLEAKAASPVDPRWIVETLHSRFPHAYTYLVEGSVGVTSKLTVGVSKSLVSSRVLTHSPATDENHEVLLAALQNEGPLAAHHAEIVERTCESLAQFCDTLHIPDCPGAVFTERSNYLVSDVTGIHSPDQGSCLTLVDALCPPAFVTGLPPHRAQFVLAEVEHVDRGRVSGPTGWVDSLGNGQWVTDCRGGQIDGTDPSVVHIFSGHPIGHDDDTEILSRATEHSIDLLREIFTTTSQSHS; this comes from the coding sequence ATGACACCCCACGACTCGGTGTGCTTCCTGCACCGCGATTACGGCATGGTCGGCCTGGGAGAGATCACCCGTTTCGAGACCGACTCCCCTACTGCGGCCGACGTCTGGTGGGAGGCCCTGTGCGACGATCTCGAGCACGAGACCGAGATGCCCGGTGCGGAGGCGACGGGCCCGGTTGCCTTCGGGTCCTTCACCTTCGATCCCGACCGCTCATCATCTCGCTCGGTCATGATCGTGCCGCAGACAATCATCGGCCGCTGGCCTGGCTACTCCTGGTTGACCCAGCTGTCCTGGGGATCGGTTGACGAGGACCCGCCTCGCCCGCAGCCCGCGCCGCCGTCCCCCACCGCAGTGACGATGCACGACGGCGTTGTCACTGCGCAGCAATGGCGTCTCATCGCCCAACAGGTCCAAGACATCATGGGCCCTGACGACCTCGAGCAGATCGTCCTCATGCGCGACCTCGAGGCCAAGGCGGCCTCACCCGTCGATCCGCGATGGATCGTCGAGACCCTCCACAGCCGCTTCCCCCATGCGTACACCTACCTCGTCGAGGGTTCTGTGGGCGTCACGTCAAAGCTCACCGTCGGCGTCAGCAAATCCTTGGTCAGTTCCCGAGTTCTGACGCACTCCCCCGCCACCGACGAGAACCACGAGGTTCTTCTCGCCGCCCTGCAAAACGAGGGCCCGTTGGCCGCACACCATGCCGAGATCGTGGAACGCACCTGCGAGAGCCTGGCCCAGTTCTGTGACACCCTCCACATTCCCGACTGTCCGGGGGCGGTGTTCACCGAGCGGTCCAACTACCTCGTCAGCGACGTCACCGGCATCCACTCCCCCGACCAAGGGTCCTGCCTGACCCTCGTCGACGCCCTGTGCCCGCCGGCATTCGTCACCGGTCTGCCACCCCACCGTGCCCAGTTCGTCCTCGCTGAGGTGGAGCACGTTGATCGCGGTCGCGTCTCGGGACCGACCGGATGGGTGGATTCCTTGGGCAATGGTCAATGGGTGACCGATTGTCGGGGCGGTCAGATCGACGGCACCGACCCGTCGGTCGTCCACATCTTCTCCGGCCACCCCATCGGCCATGACGACGACACCGAGATCTTGTCGCGTGCGACCGAGCACAGCATCGATCTGCTACGCGAAATCTTCACGACAACCAGCCAGTCACACTCCTGA
- a CDS encoding DUF6297 family protein, translating into MSRRTSKHSKPRPKNPQPAQAATVEAVAVPDPELVITHRPDEFFAGQADERQLALLMGDWRRGRTTRNIWQALGDAYVLVFSLVVVLAMIISLIVQAQGQASGCTSTGCQTARGLLPWAALSGVLAFALVAARIFGPVLASAAEGFWLMDAPISRARFLAKRLRVAVLVSVIGGGVLGALVAALTGASGKAVIAWTVATALGAAGVVSFAAAEQGAERTWPVKIVEALAGLAGLAVLLGVISTASGWYAVPMSTDDNLASAWAVAGGGAVLLVVCYVIARMRLNRIRRARLMAGGSLASGMQGAAFALDFALIRDILQEREAVERGQVRATRGRGEGLSALVWRDVQRLMRFPKPLFALVVTAVVPYAVSALGFGALTVPVSALVLVAALIPFFTSLRVLTRSKGLVRCLPFTTSQVISAASVVPAVAAVIWAIAVIPAFHGVGSTTSRPWGQAIMYGLVTAAAGLAGAIRWVSAKPADYSSPMVATQAGAMPPGLMFNLIRGFDMVALVTIPVVLGWSPWVSVFIAVIVFGFLRMGGMNQQDLAEMREESQRQLAEARAEARGEKVEKKVIERKRR; encoded by the coding sequence ATGAGTCGGCGCACCAGCAAGCACTCCAAGCCCCGTCCCAAGAACCCGCAGCCAGCCCAGGCCGCGACGGTGGAGGCGGTAGCCGTTCCCGACCCGGAACTGGTCATCACCCATCGCCCCGACGAGTTCTTCGCCGGCCAAGCCGATGAACGTCAGCTCGCCCTGCTCATGGGTGACTGGCGCAGGGGTCGCACGACGCGCAACATCTGGCAGGCCCTGGGGGATGCCTATGTGCTCGTCTTCTCCCTGGTCGTCGTGCTCGCGATGATCATCAGCCTCATCGTGCAGGCCCAGGGTCAGGCATCCGGCTGTACCTCGACGGGATGCCAGACTGCCCGTGGCCTGCTGCCGTGGGCGGCACTGTCAGGTGTCCTGGCCTTCGCCCTCGTGGCTGCCCGTATCTTCGGTCCGGTGCTCGCCTCGGCCGCAGAGGGTTTCTGGCTCATGGATGCGCCGATCAGCCGGGCGAGATTCCTGGCCAAGCGTCTGCGTGTTGCTGTGCTCGTCTCGGTGATCGGAGGTGGGGTCCTGGGTGCGCTGGTGGCCGCTCTGACTGGTGCCTCCGGCAAGGCCGTCATTGCCTGGACCGTCGCGACGGCGCTGGGAGCGGCCGGTGTTGTCTCCTTCGCAGCCGCCGAGCAGGGGGCAGAACGCACCTGGCCGGTCAAGATCGTGGAGGCCCTGGCTGGGCTGGCCGGTCTGGCGGTCTTGCTGGGAGTCATATCGACGGCGTCTGGCTGGTACGCAGTGCCGATGTCCACCGATGACAACCTGGCATCCGCGTGGGCGGTCGCCGGTGGCGGCGCGGTGCTGCTGGTCGTCTGCTACGTCATCGCCCGGATGCGCCTCAATCGAATCCGACGAGCTCGTCTCATGGCTGGCGGCTCGCTGGCATCGGGTATGCAGGGTGCGGCCTTCGCCCTTGACTTCGCCCTCATCCGCGACATCCTTCAGGAGCGCGAGGCCGTTGAGCGCGGTCAGGTCCGAGCTACCCGTGGACGCGGGGAAGGGCTCAGCGCCTTGGTGTGGCGCGACGTGCAGCGCCTCATGCGCTTCCCCAAGCCGCTGTTCGCCCTTGTCGTGACGGCCGTGGTGCCCTACGCCGTGTCAGCCCTGGGATTCGGGGCGTTGACGGTCCCGGTGTCAGCGCTGGTGCTCGTCGCTGCCCTTATTCCGTTCTTCACCAGCTTGCGTGTGCTGACGCGCAGCAAGGGTCTGGTGCGCTGCCTTCCGTTCACGACCAGTCAGGTCATCTCGGCTGCGTCGGTGGTTCCCGCAGTGGCGGCGGTCATCTGGGCCATCGCGGTCATCCCGGCCTTTCATGGCGTTGGCTCGACGACCTCTCGTCCGTGGGGGCAGGCGATCATGTACGGCTTGGTGACGGCTGCCGCTGGCCTGGCCGGTGCCATCCGCTGGGTGAGCGCCAAGCCGGCTGATTACTCCTCGCCCATGGTTGCCACCCAGGCCGGTGCCATGCCTCCAGGCCTCATGTTCAACCTCATTCGTGGCTTCGACATGGTTGCCCTCGTCACGATTCCGGTGGTGCTCGGATGGTCGCCGTGGGTGTCGGTGTTCATTGCCGTCATCGTGTTCGGGTTCCTGCGCATGGGAGGCATGAACCAGCAGGACCTGGCGGAGATGCGTGAGGAGTCCCAGCGTCAACTGGCTGAGGCTCGCGCGGAGGCCCGCGGTGAGAAGGTCGAGAAGAAGGTCATCGAGCGTAAACGTCGGTGA
- a CDS encoding ABC transporter ATP-binding protein: MASMASRSTVLVVKDISKSYGDRTIVDHLSLTVHEGEAVALTGRNGAGKSTVLRMLVGADRPSSGTIEVLGKRVSETNPEFRRNVATVIDDLDFFPDLSVVEHLDLLARAHGLVDADALVDEVLEEVQLVPQSGQLPGTLSSGQRRRLGLATALVRPRKLLVLDEPEARLDVEGVAWLGKRLREEMKHGLAIIMASHEPALVEALGARIVELGGPRG, from the coding sequence ATGGCCAGCATGGCATCCCGCTCCACTGTCCTCGTCGTCAAGGACATCTCGAAGTCTTATGGCGACCGAACCATCGTTGACCACCTGTCTCTGACCGTCCATGAGGGCGAGGCCGTCGCACTCACCGGCCGCAACGGCGCCGGCAAGTCGACGGTGTTGAGGATGCTGGTGGGAGCGGATCGTCCCAGCTCGGGCACGATCGAGGTGCTCGGAAAGAGAGTGTCCGAGACGAACCCGGAGTTTCGTCGCAATGTTGCCACGGTCATCGACGACCTGGACTTCTTCCCCGACCTGTCGGTGGTCGAACACCTTGATCTGCTGGCCCGCGCCCACGGACTCGTTGACGCCGACGCCCTCGTCGACGAGGTGCTCGAAGAAGTCCAGCTCGTCCCGCAGTCCGGCCAGTTGCCCGGCACCCTGTCATCTGGCCAGCGACGCCGGCTGGGCCTGGCGACAGCCTTGGTGCGTCCCCGCAAACTCCTCGTTCTCGACGAGCCGGAGGCCCGGCTGGACGTCGAGGGTGTTGCCTGGCTCGGCAAGAGGCTGCGCGAGGAAATGAAACACGGCCTGGCGATCATCATGGCCAGCCACGAGCCGGCCCTCGTCGAGGCCCTGGGCGCTCGTATCGTCGAGCTGGGAGGCCCGCGCGGATGA
- a CDS encoding demethylmenaquinone methyltransferase translates to MLAILPHRRGRPQTVWKTGRVLTTRATLDKHHADVASMFDGVAQRYDLMNQIMTMGAVDTWRDLVVEAVEPQPGQVILDLAAGTGTSSATFAARGAQVYPTDISTGMLAVGKQRQPHLHFVAGDATCLPYADNSFDAVTISYGLRNVEDPHQALREMLRVTKPGGRVVICEFSYPTWAPFRHVYTKYLLAAIPAMARLASSNRDAYDYLAESILAWPDQSHLADMMAEAGWQAIAWRNVCGGVVALHRGWKGSDQKEDVLR, encoded by the coding sequence ATGCTGGCCATTCTCCCGCACCGTCGAGGCCGACCCCAAACTGTGTGGAAGACTGGGCGCGTGTTGACGACCCGAGCCACCCTTGACAAGCACCACGCCGATGTCGCTTCCATGTTCGACGGGGTGGCGCAGCGCTATGACCTCATGAACCAGATCATGACGATGGGAGCTGTCGACACTTGGCGCGACCTCGTCGTCGAGGCAGTGGAGCCACAGCCAGGCCAGGTCATCCTCGACCTGGCAGCCGGAACCGGCACCTCGTCGGCCACCTTCGCTGCCCGGGGGGCACAGGTCTACCCCACCGACATCTCCACCGGAATGCTGGCGGTCGGCAAGCAGCGTCAGCCCCATCTGCACTTCGTCGCCGGGGACGCCACCTGCCTGCCCTACGCCGACAATTCCTTCGACGCGGTGACGATCTCCTACGGTCTGCGCAACGTCGAGGACCCACACCAGGCCCTGCGCGAGATGTTGCGTGTCACCAAGCCGGGCGGACGGGTCGTCATCTGCGAGTTCTCCTACCCCACCTGGGCACCGTTTCGCCACGTCTACACCAAGTACTTGCTCGCCGCCATCCCGGCCATGGCGAGGTTGGCCTCCTCGAACCGTGACGCCTACGACTACCTGGCCGAATCGATCCTTGCCTGGCCCGACCAGTCCCATCTGGCCGACATGATGGCCGAGGCCGGCTGGCAGGCCATCGCGTGGCGCAATGTCTGTGGTGGCGTCGTCGCCCTGCATCGTGGGTGGAAGGGCAGTGACCAGAAGGAGGATGTCCTGAGGTGA
- a CDS encoding TM0106 family RecB-like putative nuclease codes for MTASSPILLDPWAARSCPVKTQNAYDPALSPPVGDPRDDELFTGAETHLRAIGDALAAVPNAVDLRSGAVSVAGRRSATRQAMDAGAPVIVGPELPSSPQGHRTGSPDALVLAGTRADGGPGYLPVIVKDYPVLESHHTLAEFTWVAPLNDPDPRHARMSLEQTFRAGRERALIQAAHHWRLLEDLGLVATPDECPDHRRLVGVVGNDEIGILDDALAVSWLDLDHKFIRTFSRSAASRWRRRSVLDRYDHEHTFRVSVAEHALAGGEPMVTPIVVRECESCQWWTVCQPRLDDADLSLRISKAPLDVREISTLRRLGVATVDDLADADLDELLPAYLPEVQHRPRPEQRLRAAARRARLIRRGVLLERNDEGPIEVASSRLEIDFDIETSPDGRVYLWGFEVSDPEHLLDSTTGDEPYYVAFSEFADMDDDDENELAARAIAWLDAVVSAHPETIVVHYSDYEIVHLRHFGHACQDEQTRDAVRRLLDSGCFVDLFATVKAHFFGVDGIGLKVVANAGAGFTWRDPDPGGLNSQTWWDLAVHDPDPQVRQSSKTRVMEYNEDDVKATLAVRRWLVEKFSGQS; via the coding sequence GTGACGGCCTCCTCCCCGATCCTCCTTGATCCTTGGGCGGCGCGTAGCTGCCCGGTCAAGACTCAGAACGCCTACGACCCGGCCCTGTCCCCACCGGTCGGGGATCCGCGCGACGACGAACTCTTCACGGGGGCCGAAACCCATCTGAGGGCCATCGGTGACGCCCTGGCCGCCGTTCCCAACGCCGTCGACCTGCGTTCAGGCGCCGTGAGTGTGGCAGGTCGACGCAGTGCCACCCGCCAAGCCATGGACGCTGGAGCACCCGTCATCGTCGGCCCTGAGTTGCCATCGTCACCCCAGGGTCACCGCACCGGTTCTCCCGACGCCCTGGTGCTGGCTGGGACACGTGCCGACGGTGGGCCTGGTTACCTGCCGGTCATCGTCAAGGACTACCCGGTCCTGGAGAGCCACCACACTCTGGCGGAGTTCACGTGGGTGGCCCCCCTCAACGACCCCGATCCTCGTCACGCCCGGATGTCACTGGAGCAGACTTTCCGCGCCGGTCGGGAGCGCGCCCTCATCCAGGCCGCCCATCACTGGCGGCTGCTGGAGGATCTGGGCCTGGTCGCCACTCCTGACGAGTGCCCGGACCATCGTCGTCTCGTGGGGGTGGTCGGCAACGACGAGATCGGGATTCTCGATGACGCCCTGGCCGTCTCCTGGCTTGATCTTGACCACAAGTTCATTCGCACCTTCTCCCGCTCGGCGGCCTCGAGGTGGCGTCGGCGCAGCGTGCTGGACCGCTATGACCACGAGCACACCTTCCGGGTCTCGGTGGCCGAGCACGCCCTGGCTGGTGGTGAGCCCATGGTCACCCCGATCGTGGTGCGTGAGTGTGAGTCCTGTCAGTGGTGGACCGTCTGCCAGCCGCGTCTTGACGATGCCGATCTGTCCCTACGTATCTCGAAGGCTCCGCTGGATGTCCGGGAGATCTCGACCTTGCGTCGCCTCGGGGTGGCCACCGTCGACGACCTGGCCGACGCCGATCTGGACGAGTTGCTGCCGGCCTACCTGCCAGAAGTGCAGCACCGTCCCCGCCCGGAGCAGCGACTGCGAGCCGCCGCCCGCCGCGCCCGTCTCATCCGTCGAGGTGTGCTGCTGGAACGCAATGACGAGGGCCCCATCGAGGTGGCCTCCTCCCGTCTGGAGATCGACTTCGACATCGAAACCTCCCCTGATGGCAGGGTTTATCTGTGGGGTTTCGAGGTCAGTGATCCTGAGCACCTGCTCGACTCGACGACCGGCGACGAGCCCTATTACGTCGCCTTCAGCGAGTTTGCCGACATGGATGACGATGACGAGAACGAGCTGGCGGCCCGCGCCATCGCCTGGCTCGACGCGGTGGTGTCGGCCCACCCGGAGACGATCGTCGTCCACTACTCCGACTACGAGATCGTCCACCTGCGCCACTTCGGACATGCCTGTCAGGATGAACAGACTCGAGACGCCGTGCGTCGGCTGCTGGACTCGGGATGCTTCGTCGATCTGTTCGCCACCGTCAAGGCCCATTTCTTCGGGGTCGACGGGATCGGGCTGAAGGTCGTTGCCAACGCTGGCGCCGGGTTCACCTGGCGTGACCCGGACCCAGGCGGCCTCAACTCCCAGACCTGGTGGGACCTGGCCGTCCATGACCCCGATCCGCAGGTCCGTCAGTCCTCCAAGACCCGGGTCATGGAGTACAACGAGGACGACGTAAAGGCCACCCTCGCCGTTCGCCGTTGGCTCGTCGAGAAGTTTTCCGGGCAATCCTGA